From the genome of Tenrec ecaudatus isolate mTenEca1 chromosome 1, mTenEca1.hap1, whole genome shotgun sequence:
CATCTTTTCTTTGCCCATGTGTATTATTCTTTCCATATTATTTGTGTTTCTTCTTTCATTCATTCTGTGTTAGAACAATATGCATTTGAATCTGTATGAGATTGTTACATTACTTTTTTAAATTTAAGGTGATTAATAGTATACAAATCTTTGCAACAGGGAGTCAAtgtaaatgataaaaagaaacaTTTCAAAGGGTCTTCTTTGTGTATTACTGACTGAAGCACTGTGTTCCATGCGGAATGACATCTTAATAGGATCTTAGTGGACTCATCAATTGTCAGAGAACATTGATCTCAGTGTTTGCATAAAATATGGTACTGCAAACTGCAGTATACATTGGAAAAAATTAGGAAGGACTGTCATATTGCCTAAGTACTATGCCACTCTGATAAAAAGACACAAAAAACTGAGATTGAGTCAGAGTCTATAAAATTCATTCTCATTTTACTACACCAGGATTTGTAGGGTGATATTAGGACCTACAATATTAAAATGAGTTGTTGATATGTAACCCTGTTTCAAGGATTTTTATTGTTCAATGACAGTTAATTTATACAACTTGGACTACTATCAGTCTTTCATTTAGCTTGTATTCCTTGATTAACTTGGTTATGTCCTTTCCAATATGTTTAGATTTTGTCTCCCAAGTTGAAATTGAAGACTTATCTCAGTGAAACAGGTAGAGTATTCTTTCTTTGAACACCTTTCTTAGAGCAGTCTTCATGGCTTTGTTCCTTAGACTGTAAATCATTGGATTGAATGTTGGGGgcacaattgtataaagaacagtaagtaaaaagtctaccACAGTTGGAGAATCAGAAGGGGGCCTTAAAAACTCAAAGAGTCCAGTAGAGATAAATAATATGACCACACACAGATGGGGCAGGCAAGTCGAAAATGCTTTTGCTCTACCCTCAGCAGATGGCATTCTGAGTACAGTAGAGAATATGTTTATGTAGGAGAGGCCAATAGAGATGGAACAAAGAAATGCCATGATGGCCATGAAGGCAGAGAGCCCAAGCTCTGGGATGTAGTCATTGGAGCAAGAGAGTTTCAGGAGTTGGGTGACATCACAGAAGAACTGGTGAAGGACATGGGGACCACAGAAGTGGATGGTGAAAGTAGCAGCTGTATGCATGACCCCAGAGATGAGCCCACTGGTCCAGGCAGCTAAGACTCCGTGAACACAGGTGCTGGTGTCCATGATGATTTCATAGCGCagtggaaagcagatggccacgtagcggtcataggacatcaCTGTGAGCATGGCCATCTCAGTAGAACAACAGATTACGAATGCAAAACACTGCAGTATGCACTCCCAGAGAGAAATAGTGCCACTGTGCATGAAAGAATGACAAATGGATCTTGGTACAGTCGTGGTAATGTAGCACAGATCCAAAAAGGAGAGGTGCTTCAGGAAGAAATACATAGGTGAGTGGAGACTATGATCTATGGAAGTCACAGTGATTATGAGCATATTGCCAGTTAAAGCCACCAAGTAGAAGACTAAAAAAAGAGACGCCTGTAAGATTTCTACCTGAGGATTGTCAGAAAAAGTCACGAGAAGAAATCCACTCACTGTAGTCAAATTCGTCATACTCTTTTCTCCTTCCAAGGGCAATGCTGACTGCAACAGGAGGTGGGCATACATAGGAAGAACATGCTATTTATCAGTTAAATCCATTTGTTCCGTGATGTTAAGATACAAAGTACTAATTCCTCATCAATCACTGTATGTACAAAGTAGCTTTAAATATGAACGGTTATGTTGAGCAATTTCAGATGACACAGACTCATTCTTATGTCATCATTTTAAGCAAAGGTAAGGACATAGATAAAAGATTATTAATGGCATATATTTCTCtgactaccatcaagtccatgccaactcgtgGCGACACTAGAaaccaaggtagaactgccccactgctTCTGAAACTCTGACTCTTTACAAAAATTCTCATTGTTGTCCTGTGGATTATCTGGggtttttgaactgcagaccttgtgggatgcagcccaacctgtaaccactatgccatcaagatTCTAATGAGACATATAGACCATAAATCATTTGTAGACACTCAGTGTTCCATTCAGCTCACACTCATAGGTGTTTCTTAAGTAGTGCCTGTGGTATTGTTTACTAATAATCTCACTGTCAATTTATATAACTCACCACACACTGCCACTCACATTTTATAATTCAGTTTAATGTATGAGAAAGTAGTTCTTTTTTTCTAGTACATTGTAGTATATTCTATTAAGTAGTATAtagtatattttattaaaaatgaacTAATCGGCATAACAGTAGATGTGTAACCACAACTGgactaaataaaatttaaagcaaAATTTGAGTGGGTCAGATTAGTAGAGATTCAAAAATAGAAAGCTCAGAGATTTGAAAACAAGGCAGCATGAACAGAACATGCAGCTAGAGTGGTCACTTGGGTCAGTATTTTAAAAACACAGCCAGTATTTTAAACCAGTGAAGGTTATgctacatattttattttgttttatgcaaCATATGTTTTCTAAAGCATCTGAGTAAAACTGGTGAAGAAAATATCTGTTTAGAGCAAATACAGTAGAAAAGAGGGGGAGGATAAATGAGTGTTTCAAAATTTCCACTgttctcacacacccatacacacactcagacacaaaatttccaaacaaacaaaaaaactaatgAAACCCCAAAGCACCCTCAAACTGCACCAAGAATTTGCAGTTTGACCAAAATATTAGATATTGGAAGGAAGTtcaaaatgcaaatcaaacaatCAAAAATTCTGAACAAACATCATTACTatacaaaatatttatatgactGAACTAGGAACAGGTGATGTCTGTAAATCTTTGGAATAACATAGCTGCGCTGAGAAATCTAGTCTATGCCAACTTCCCAAAAGCAGGAAACATTTCAGTGAGCTTCATTCTTCGATGCACCATCAAAATTTTCTACAAGATCTGGAACATCAACCTCTTCCTCATCaaagccttctgtctttggggttTTGCTAACCAACACTTACCTTGGGAAATGTTCAGCTCATTTCCTAGACTCGTGAAGCTGTCATCAACAAGCTGACTTAATATTTTAGGAAACATTTCTGTGAATGGTTTGGCTTCTGCATGACCAGTAAGAGCAAATGTGTTAGCAGAGAGGGGAGCTTGAACTGTGGGATAGATGAAATGAAATGAGCGGTGTTCCATCCCCTTTACTCATGTTTATCTCCTCAATACCAGATGTATTATTGACAGGAAATTTTTAAAGAGATCTCTGAAGCTATTTGTCATCAATTGTAGCTGTTCTATGTATCACCTTCATATTTCTGTGAGCTGTACCCTTGTCCCTATCCAGACCTGAGCCTCATGTTTGGTTAACTTTTCTTGATTCATGCTTATGGCAAATCTGAAGCAGGGAGCGTCCCTCAAACACCAGCATGAAGCAAGAACAAGAGGGCTCCCTTAGTGGAGACAGAGAAGACAAACATGGgcctttaaaatcactttattggtggggggtctttttaaaataattattttcttgggggctcatacaactctaatcacaatccatacatccatcaattgcatcaagcacatttgtacttctgtagccatcatcattt
Proteins encoded in this window:
- the LOC142441510 gene encoding olfactory receptor 14J1-like, with amino-acid sequence MYAHLLLQSALPLEGEKSMTNLTTVSGFLLVTFSDNPQVEILQASLFLVFYLVALTGNMLIITVTSIDHSLHSPMYFFLKHLSFLDLCYITTTVPRSICHSFMHSGTISLWECILQCFAFVICCSTEMAMLTVMSYDRYVAICFPLRYEIIMDTSTCVHGVLAAWTSGLISGVMHTAATFTIHFCGPHVLHQFFCDVTQLLKLSCSNDYIPELGLSAFMAIMAFLCSISIGLSYINIFSTVLRMPSAEGRAKAFSTCLPHLCVVILFISTGLFEFLRPPSDSPTVVDFLLTVLYTIVPPTFNPMIYSLRNKAMKTALRKVFKERILYLFH